Genomic segment of Mycoplasmopsis edwardii:
GTGAACAACTTAATGAAATGTATAGAAATAATCAATTCTATATTAACGACGGCGTTATTACAGCCGGTAACAAAAAGCATTTTGTTTTAGCTAGTTTACAAGATTTTGATAGATGAATTATTAAGAACTATAATGATTCTAAATTGCGCTTTTTAAATGATTCTAAGGTCATTTCTCCAACACAAAAAACTAAGACAATGGAAGCCGTTATTATGAAAGGATACTTTGATGGTAACGAAGTCTTTTTAGATGAAGTTAATGAAGATTACTATGATTCGTACTTACAAAAAAGTTATATGGTTGATGACTATGTTAACTGAAGCAAAGAAAACGAACAAATCAAGCACGAAGTTTCTCAAGAAGAAACTGAAAAAGTTGTATAAAAAGAAGGCAATTGCCTTCATTTTTTATAATTTAGAAACTTCAATAATTGCTTTTTTGTTTTTAAGATTGCTTTCAATAACCTTAAAGGCAATCTCATTTTCAAGAACAAAGCGCATGTTTTTATATAGTTTATTTTTATTAGTCTTTTTAGTTAATCAATCTGCAAGACTCATATCTTCTTCATCTTCTTCAAGATGACTTGTTTCAATTTCAAGTTGTTTAAATAATTCTCACATGATAACATCTTCTTCAACTCTAGATTTTTCTAAAGAAATTTCATAGATCTTTTCTTCGTTATCATATTCATCATATATTTCACCAATGATTTCTTCAATGATGTCTTCAATAGTGATAATTCCAATGATTTCTGAACTGTTGTTATTTTCTGTAACAAAAGCCATTTGTGCTCTAGCGGTTCTCATTTTTTCAAGAGCACTTGACAAAATTGAGTTAGCCGAAACAGTAGGCACTTGTTTCATATAATTCATGATTTTACCTTTTTGCAAGTGGAAAATATCTTTAAGAAGTAAAATCCCAATTAGTTTTCCATCTTGTTCAATAGGTAAACGTGAGTAGTTAGTTTCTTTAAAAATTTCATGAGCTTCTTTTATGTTTGCTTTAAATCTTATTGATGTAACATCTTTTAATCTAATATAGTGTGATAAAACTTTTGTTGAGTCTAAGTCCAATGCTTTTTGAGCAAGGATACTTTCTCCAGTTTGTAATACACCTTCTTCTTGAGCTAAGTTAATAATTGATTTTAAATCTTCTTCAGAGTTTGTTACATAAACCTTTTTTGAAATTTTAGAAATAGGTCATGTTAAAAGTCAAAAGATTCAATAATTTAAGTCAATATATCAACCAAAAAATTGTAAATATCTTTTTGGATATTGTTTAGCAATTAACTTTGGTGTAATTTCTCCGAAAATAACTAATAAAGGAGTAACAACAGCTGTAGAAATGATAATAACTAATTCATCATTATCAACAATCATTTTACCTAATAAAAAGGCTGTTAAAGTTGAAGAAACAACGTTTACTAAGTTATTACCAATTAATATTGTTGTTAAGATTCTATTGTATCTTTTATGGTGTTTTTCAATTAAAGAAGCAAACTTCTCGTTGTTTTCTTTCATTTCATGAATTTTAACACTCGAAAATGAAGAATAAGCAGTTTCACACCCACTATAAATAGCACTAAGCATGAAAAGAAAGATTAAGAGAACTAAAAGTCCTATTTGAGCTCCTAGACTAATTGAATGCATAAGAACCCACTTTATTTAATGTTTTAAGTAATTGTTTACTATAATACGTTTCCATTTTTGCCCCTAAATTATTATGATTTTTCATCAAAGAAAGTAACAATATTACCTTTATATAACATTTCTGTATAGCCTGGTTGTCCGTTACGGTTTTTTGCAACTGTTACTTGTGTTAAGCTATATTCATCAAATTTACTTGCATCATCGTCTTTTTTTGGATCGAGAATATTTCTGCTTAAAAAGATAACAATGTCAGCATCTTGTTCGATTGCCCCTGATTCCCTTAAGTCACTTAATTGTGGTCTTTTTTCGGTTCTTTGCTCAACTGAACGAGAAAGTTGCGATAATGCAATGATCGGAATTTTAAGGTCTAATGCAAGCACTTTTAAACTTCTAGAAATCTGAGCAACTTCATTTTGTCTGTTACCATTTAAATTGTGCCCACTTATAAGTTGTAAGTAATCAATTACAACTAGCTTTAAACCACCAGGAACAATCTTGTGTAAGTGCTTGATTTTTCAAATTAAATCAGTGATTCTACTTGATGTATTATCATCAAGGAATAAATTTTCATTATTAATGTTTTCCTTGAATGAATTAGCTAGAATTTCAAGTTCATTTGATTGTAATAAACTTGGTTTTTGTAATTTTGCCAAGTGGATATTTGTTATAGAAGAAAATAAACGGTATGTTAATTCAGTATATGGCATTTCAAGAGAAATAAATGCACAATGGTTTGGTTTGATAGTTGTTATACCATCTTCTGATATCTCTGTAACACTAGAAATGTTTTTAACAATATTTAATGCTAATGCTGTTTTACCGACTCCAGGACGAGCAGCTAAAACTATTAATTGTCCTGGTTTAAATCCTTTGATAATTTGATCTAGTTTATCAAATCCAGTTAACAAACCTTCAGGAAGCTTGTTTTCAAGCGCAAGGCCTATTAACTCTTCCATTTCCTTTGTCGCAGATGCAAAACTAATGAAAGAACTGTTTTGTAGTGAACTTAAGTTATTTTCTTCTAAAAATGTTTCAAAATCTTGAACTGAACCATCTCATGTGATTTTCTTGTTATGGCTCATTGCGTCAAGGGATAAGTTGTAGAAGACTTCAAGGTTTCTCATTTTGTTTAACTCAATTAAGTTTTCAACGTTATTTAAGAAGTTTTCTTCATTAACAAACATTGAACTAATTTCGTTAATTAAATTGGTTGTTACCAATGGATATTTAATTTTTGATTCTTCATCTTCAATCATGTTTCTGATTTCAAAGAAGTCAACTGAAGAACCAAAACCAATAAGTTCTCTTTTATCTTTTATATATCTAAATAAGTCTTTATGTCCTTGATAAAAAAAGTGTTCATCAGTAAGATATTGAGTTGCTAATTGTTGTTTTTCTGAATCCGCCATCATGAGGTTTAAAACAGTTTTTTCAATCACACGATTTTGGAATAAGGTATTTTCATTTGTTTGTTTTATAAAGTTTTCAAAGTTATTGTACTTTACAAAATTCTTATTTTTACTTTTTGACATTAGTAATGTTGATTTCTATTCTTAATTTTGCCTCGATATCTTTGTATACATAAACTGCAATTTCATGAGATCCATGTGAAACAAGGTGGATTTTTTGTAATGCATGTTTTTGTAAGTTGAACCCAAGTTCTTTAAGTTTTTTATCTACATCTTTAGTAGAAACTGAACCATGAACGTTTAAGTTGCCATTGCCGTCAATGTTTGATGTTAAGTTGAATTTTAATGTTAACTCTTCAAGTTTTTCTTTTAATCTTAAAGCATTTGTTCTGTGTTCATGTTCATCTGCTGCAAGATTATCTAATCTTTTGTTTAATTGAGCTAATGTTTGTTCGTTGTAAGGCACAGCTAAACCTTTTTTGATTAAGAAGTTAGTTCCATATCCTCCTGATACTTCAATAACTGTATTTGCTTTTCCGTCTTTAGAATCTTTAATTAATATTACTTTCATTGTTAATTTGTCTCCCTGATGTTGTTATTGCGAATTTTATGTTATCAACAAAAATTTCTAGATCTTCTTCACTTGTTGCAGCAGCAGTACTAAAGTGTCCACCACCACCAACAGCTTCACAAATAATCTGAACATTTGTTTCTATACCTCTAGCACTTAATTTGTAAGTGTTAGTTCCTTCTAATTTAGCTACTACAAAGGATGCAATTCTACCTTTGATTTTTAAGATCTCATTAGCAGCAATTGAAATTACGTCATTTGTTGCTTCAATATCTGAATAAGCTAAATAGTATCCTTCTTTAATCTCTAGTGTATTAGCAAGGATCTTCTTAATTTTTTCTTCTGTATCTTCATCGATTTTTAATAATTCACCACTTTTAAGTGAACTTGCTCCTTTTGCTTCTAATCAAGAAGCAGCTTCATAAGTTCTTGGTGTAACTGATTTTGAGAATTGGATTGTATCTAAATAAATTCCGTTTAATAATAATTGTGCACAAGTTTTAGAAATAAGTACTTTGTATTCTAAGAATGAAATTATTTCGGTAACAATTTCTGAAGCACTTGAGGAACTGGTTTCTACGTAGCAATTTGTTTTTGGTGCAAACTCAATTGATCTTGCAAGCCTATGGTGGTCAAAAACAAATATGTTTTCTCTATGCACATCGTCAATTGCGTTTGGATTATCAGTTCTATTTGGATCTGCAATATCTACAAAAACAACAAGTGTTTTGTGTGTTGTGTGTTTAAGTGCGTAATTAGATTTAACAAATACACTAGCAGATTCTGTAGCAAAAGAATCTTTGGTATCTTTAAATAAACTTTTTACTGTATTATCAAATGTGTCTAAAACAATATGAACATCCTTATTAAAGTTTTTAGCTATTTCATAAATACCATAAGCTGCACCAATTGCGTCCAAGTCAGCTCATTTATGCCCATAAATAAAGATATTTTCGATTTCAGGATCATTAAGTTTTTTCTCAAGGTTCCTTGTTATGTTTTTGATAATTGTTCTATTATTATCGATTAAGATCTCTGTATTTGATCCTAAGTAGATAGGAGGTTGATTGTTTGAATAAATGGTAATTTGATCTCCACCACGTGATTGTGCTTGAACTAAGGCTTTTTTAGCTTGTTCAATTTTTTTCTTAAGCGATGTTCACCCATATGCAAAACCACCACTTAAAGAAATTTTGTTAATTGATGGATCATCTAATCTTTTGTTAACTTGTAAAAATAAATCAAAGTTTTCATTTATTAGTTGTTTTAAACTTTGCTCATTAGTAAAGATTAAGAATTTACCATTAGTGTATTGTCTATAAGCTAAGTTATATTTTTCTGTATATTCGTTGATTGAGTCGATTACAACTTTATTAATTTTGAATAATTGCTCTTCAGAAAGTATTGATTGATAAAGTTGGTAGTTATCAATTTCAATTTCACCAATAACAGGCATTTGTTCTAGTGTTTGAATTTTGTAAATTAATTCAGGTGTAATATCTCTAATGATAATTAAGTTACTCAAAGGTCAAAACTGAACTTCATATGTTTTGTTTGAATACTCAAATTCAAAAATTTTTTGAGATAAGTCTTTTGAAACTTTGTACTTAGAGTCAATTTTTAGTAGTAGTTCATTAATTTTCATTCCTACGAAGTCTCTACCAAAAGTTGATCTAATAAAGTGACTTGATCAAACAATTTGTTGTTTGGTGTCAAAGATGCAAACTCCTATGTTGTTCTTGGTCATGATTTCTTCAATAAATCCATTGAATGATTTTTTGATAAGATCACGTGAACGAGAGAATTCTAAAAGTGCATAGAAACCTAACATCATACCTGAAATTAAGATAATTAAAATTCCTAATGCAACAAGTGCTGATATTCTCTTATCGTTCTCTAAAACAATAAACATTGCTAGAAAACTAATGAAAAGAATAAAAATCAGTGAAATAAGTACAATTAGCAATCATTTCTTCTGTCTTTTTGTCATATTACCTCTATCTAATATTTATTTTATAAATATTATTTAATTATATCATTTATTCTATAGAATAAAAAAACACATCTTTATGATGTGCAATAAAACCATATTTTAGTGACTGTGTGTATGGAATGATAATACAAACGCAGCTAAAATTACTCCTAAAAATAAAGTTACGATTGTTAAAATTCAGCTTTTTTTACTAAAGTTTACATGGTAAAACTCTGGGAAGAACTCTACAAGCGAAGTGAATAAGAAAATTCCTGAAACTGAGGCATAAATAAGGGATTTACCTGCATTATTTATTGAACCACCTGCATACATTCCGATTATCATGAATGGTAAAAATAATGATAATCCTAAAAATGATAATAATAATGCTTTTATTGGTGAATAACCAGCATCTTTTAGTCTCACGTAAAACACTACTTCTTCTGGTATTAAATGTAAGATTAAAGAAAGGAAATAAGCAGTTGTAATTGAAGAAATATTTGACTTAACTTCTCCTATACTGTTAGGCACAAATAAACTTAAGTTATATCCTAATAAAAGGCCTTCTGGAATTCTGTGAGTAAGTAATAATAGTAGTGCAATTACTTTTAATCTTGTTTCAGTTTTCTTAAATAAAGCTTGATCTGCTATTTCTAATTTATCATCATTATTAAAGATGAAATCTTCATGTGAATGTGTGTGGTCATGGGTATGTCCGTCTTCAACTGAATGCTCGTGTACAAAGACGCTTAACCTTTTCGAAGCAAGTAGTTTTTTATTAAATTTATATGAGATCACGAATTTAATAAAAAATGAAAATGCGATACCTAAAATTAAACCACCAACAACAAATAAGATGTTATAACCATATAAAGTTACTTTAGCTACATTTAATCCGAATGTTGTATTAACAAATAAATTAGAATTCTCTAATGCTTCTCTTAAAAAACCAAATGTAGCTAGAACAATAAAGAAACCTGTTGAAAATGAATAAACATAAATACTAAATGTTTTCTTTAATTTTTTACCAATAACTGGTAAGAAAAGAGCTATTAATACTGGTATAAATAACATAGCTCCTAAAAAGATAAAAATTAAGAATAATTGTGAAAGTCAAGCAATTTGAACTGAATCATTAATTGCTTCATATAAATTTTCAATTCATTGCATATTTATTAGTTATTGAATTTGATTTCGATATTGTGGTAAACCTCTTGAACATCGTCATCTTCTTTTAATTTGTCGACAAAGTCTAAAAGTTTTTTCTCTTTTTCTTCATCATATTCTGCATACATGTTAGGAATGTATGTAACTTCACATTGAATAAATGTATCAATATTTAAAGCACTTTCAATTGAATTTTTTAATGTACTAAAGTTTTCTGGAGCACATAATAAAACAAATGAATCACCTTCATTTTCAATGTTTTCAACATTGTTTTCTAAAGCAATCATCATTAAATCATCTTCTGAAACAAATTCTTTAGAAATCTCAATAATTCCTTTTTTATCAAAGGCAAAAGGAATTTGACCTGTTTTACCTAAAGTTGCATTTTGTTTGTTAAAGTAAGCTTGAATATTTGATTTAACTCTATTAACATTATCACTAAGTGTAACTACGATAAAAGTAGCTCCACCACTTACTGTAGCATTGAAAAGTAATTCTGTATAAGCTTCTGAACTTTTAGCTCCTTTAGCTTTAGCAATCGCTCTTTCAATATTATCCTTAGGCATATTTTTAGATTTAGCTTTAGCAATCGCTAATTTTAATGCTGGGTTCATGTCAGGATCTGGTCCTGCTGAAGCTGCTACATAAATTTCTTTTGAAAGCTTTTGGAAAATTTTCCCTCTAGCTGCATCTTGTGCACCTTTACGGTGTGCGATATTGGCTGCGTGTGAGTGTCCTGCCATAATAAATCTCCTTATTTAATATTTCTTACTGTATAAATTTTATCTCTCTTATGTTGAGTGATTTTATGTTTAAATTCAATTTTTTTAATTGTGTCTGAATTTAAATACTTTTTCAATAAAGTTGGATTATCAATGTGATTTAAGTAAAAATCTAGTTCATCATAACTGAATCCAAGTTCACTTTCATCAGTTTGACCTTCTCATAAACCAGCAGATGGTGCTTTATTGATGATTGAACCGGGAACATTCATTAAACTAGCTAAAAATCTAACTTCACCTTTTGTGATTTTAGAAATTGGTAATAAATCAGCTCCACCATCACCAAACTTTGTGAAATAACCAATAAAAACTTCATCTGCGTTATCAGTTCCAAGCACTAAATAGTCGTTTTCTTGTGCTAACGCATATAAAGTAGTCATTCTTAATCTTGGTTTAATATTCGAAATAGCCAGTTTATTTGATAAATCAAAATTACTTACAAGTGATTCAAATGTTTTGGTCAAATCAACTGTTAGAAATTTATCATTAAATGCTTTTTCTAGTTCTCAAATATGATTTTTATCACTATCAGTCATGCTGATAATAGGCATAATTACACCTAAAGTATCATTTGGTGCAACTGATTTTGCAAGGGCATAAACTAAACTTGAATCAATCCCACCACTAATACCAACAATAAATCCTTTTGCATTAGCCTTTTTTAACTTATTTTTAAGAAAATTTTGTATTTTTAAGATGTATGAATTTGCAATATTTTCATCATATTGAACAATGTTGTTCTTGTAACTTGAAATTTTACTCATTAATCCTCCTTTAATATTCATATATTTTACAATAATCTGTCCAAAATCCTATAACTATATAAGTGAAATGAAAGGAAACGAAAATGGCCGATACAAAAATTTTAAAATATGTAAGATTTGTTAAATTTTTAAATTATTTTGTTAAAAGATTCCTATTTTTGGACACTCTGAAAGTTATTTTATTGATATTTTGAGTAATACAAAAAAATAACACTTTTTATTGTATAATAATAAAAAATTTGTTGATAGGAGAAGATGTGCTTAAAATACTAAAACACCCACTTATTGATATTAAATTAACCAAAATGAGAGATGTTAATTGCAATCATAATGAATTCAGAAGAAACCTTAATGAAATAGGTTCTTTAATGGTTTATGAAATTATGCGTAATTATGAAACAAAGAAAGTTACTGTTAAAACCCCTTTAAACCAAGAATTTGATGGTGATAACTTTAATAAAGAAATTGTCCTAGTACCTATTTTGAGAGCAGGTTTAGGAATGACTGATGGACTTTTAAACTTGATTCCTGAATCAAGAGTTGGACATATTGGAATGTATAGAGATGAAAACACTTTAACACCAAAGGAATACTTCTACAAAATTCCAAATGTTGATAAAGATAGTTTATTAATTGTTGTCGATCCGATGCTTGCGACCGGTAATTCAGCAGTTGATGCAATCAGAAGATTAAAACAAGATGGTTTTACAAATATTAAACTTGTGTGTTTAGTAGGTGTGCAAGAAGGTGTTGATAATATTGAAAATAATTTTGGAAAAGATTTTGAAATTTATCTAGCATCACTTGATTACAAATTAAATAAACATGGATATATTGAACCAGGTTTAGGTGACGCAGGTGATAGAATCTTTGGAACAAAATAAAAGGAGAAATAATGAACGAAAACAAAAAAATAATTTTACATACTATTGTTTTTAAAGAAAAAGCAGTTGCATTTCCTGGCGCAATTGTTGAAAGAGAATTTGAAAATGTTGATGACTTTTTAAGTTTTGAAAAAGCAAAGAAAGGTGATACATTCGCAGTTCTTTATCAAGTAGAAAATACTGGTTTAAACTCTAGAGGTATTATTGCTACATTTTTAAAATTAAACAAGTATGATGGTTCAAAAAAATCAAAACCCAAATATACAATTACATTTAAAGTTAAATCATTTTATGATGCAGAAGAACTTGGTCTTGTAGTTTTTGATAAAGAAAAAGGCGGGATTATTAAAGAATTAATTGATCAAGCCCGTATTGATGAATTATTAGAAACAAAAGGATTAGGTGGTTTTGGATTTGGGACTGCTGGTTTTAGAGATGATATTGATCCATTTGATACAATTCTTAATATTAATGATTTAACGTCTGAATTAACTAAAATGACAGATATGTTAAAAAATCTTGCAAAACCAATTGAGAATGATAGCAAAACAAGCAGTACATTTGAAAGTTTTGTTCTTGACAAATTACCATTAGAAAAATCAAAAAACGCAACTATTTCATGAATTGAAACTTTAATCAATGAAAATAGCGAATATTCAAAATCAGAAAATTATACACAAAGAACTAGAGAATTATTATTTACAATATTGTCATATTTAAACGATGAGTTCTTTAACAAAAGTGAACTTTTTGAAGAATTTAGTATGTCAAAAATTACAGAAGTTTTAGTTAAAGTTTCTGATGTACTTGGTTTAAGTGCAGAAATTAATCAACAAGTTCAAACAAATATGAATAAAAAGTTATCTATTCAACAAAAAGAATTTATCCTGCGTGAAAAAGTTAAAGTTCTACAAGAAGAACTTTCAAACATTAATGTCCCAATAAATGAAGATGATTATTCAAGAGATTTAAAAGATAAGGTAAAAAATAAAATTTATCCTGATTCTGTAAAAAAATTAATTTCAGAAGAAAATAAAAGATCAAGCGAAATGATGCCTGTTTCTCCTGAAGCATCAATTTCAAAAACATATGTTGCTAACCTTAAAAAACTTCCATGAAGAAAAACACAAAAAGAGTTCTTAGATATCAAATATGCAAGAGAAGTTTTAGATAAATATCATTATGGTCTTGATAAAGTTAAGGAAAGAATTATTGAATATATCGCTGTTATTATTAACCAAAAATTAAATGACAAAGATACTTCTAAAAAACTTTCTTTAGATTCAGAACATGAAGTTGATATGTCATTATTCAAAGAAGATAAAAATGAAAAAGAAACATTTAATAATGTTCCAATCATTTGTTTAGTAGGTCCTCCTGGTACAGGTAAAACTTCATTATCAAAAGCAATTGCTGAGTCACTGAAAAGAAAATTCATCAAAATTTCATTAGGTGGAGTTCATGATGAAAGTGAAATTAGAGGACATCGTAGAACTTATGTTGGTGCTATGCCTGGTAAATTAATTAAAGGTATTTTAAAAGCAGAAGTTTCTAACCCTGTTATTTTACTTGATGAAATTGATAAAATGGCTTCTACAAATAAAGGAGATCCTGCTTCAGCAATGCTTGAAGTGTTAGATCCTGAACAAAATTCAAAATTCCAAGATCACTACCTTGAACATGAATATGACCTTTCAAAAGCAATCTTCATTGCTACTGCAAATTATTATGAAAATATTCCTCACGCATTAATTGACCGTGTAGAAGTAATTGAGCTTTCTTCATACACATTAACCGAAAAAATCAATATTGCTAAAAATCACTTATTACCAAAAGTTATTGAACAAGTAGGATTAAAAGAAAACTTCTTTAACATTGATGATAAAACTTTTGAATACATCATTAAACATTACACAAATGAAGCCGGTGTTCGTGGACTTAAGCGAATTTTAGATAAAATTGCTAGAAAATACACATTAAAATTATTGGAAACACCTGAAAAAGATAGACCATCTTCATACACAGTAAAAGTTGAAGATTTAGAAGATTTAATTGGGGTTGTTATCTATAAAAGAGAAAGTGAACTAGAAGAAGAAAAACCAGGTACAGTAAATGGTTTAGCATATACTTCATATGGTGGTTCAACTTTACAAATCGAAGTAAATATTTACCCAGGTAAAGAGGAAATCAAAATTACTGGTTCATTAAAAGATGTTATGAAAGAATCTGCGCAAATCTCTTTATCATATGTTAAATCAAATGCAAGTAGATTTGGTATTGAAGAGTTTGATTTTGATAAAAACACAATTCACATCCACGTTCCAGAAGGTGCGGTTCCAAAAGATGGACCAAGTGCTGGTGTAACATTTACAACAGCATTAATCTCAGCGCTTAAAAAATTCTCTGTGCCATCAAAATATGGTATGACAGGAGAAATCACATTACGTGGTAAAGTTTTAGATATTGGTGGTTTAAAAGAGAAATCATTTGCAGCAAGTCAAAAAAGCATTAGTACAGTATTTATTCCTGAAGGAAATGTTAAAAACTTAAAAGACATTCCCGAAGAAATCAAAAAAACAATTACTTATATTCCAGTTAAAAATTACGAAGAAATTTATGATGTAATTTTTATGAATAAAAAACATTTGAAAGAGATTAAAGTTAAATAATGAATAAGCATTTTACTGCTAAATCATTTACATTTTTTACTATTAACTTTATTGTTGGTTTAGGTTTTATATCAACAATAACCACAGTTTTAAAATTAGGATATTGAGGCTACTTAGTTATTGCTTTATCTTTATTAACTGTTTTAGGAACTTCATTAGTATTTTCTAGATTATCAAATAAGTATAGCGATCACTATGGTGGATCATACGCTTTTGCTAGAAATATTGATGATGATATTGCTAATAACACTTATTCAATGGAATATAATTCGAAACAAAATACTTCAACAAGAACGAAAAAAAGTTTTTTAAGAAACTTTATTTTCTTTATTGGGTGAAACCAATTTATACAAAGTCCAATTTTATCTTCGATTTCACCATTACTTTTATCAAGTGTTATTGAAGGTATTTTAGGAGAAAATGTCCCAAACAAACTTGCAATATTATGAATTATCAGAACACTTTCTGTTGTTATATTTGCATTATTAATAATTATTTCAACACTAGGATTAAAACTAAGTACAAAAGTAATTTTTGCAACATCAATTGTTAAATGATCAATTTTAGCCATTGGTATTGTTTTGATCATGACTCAAATTTCGTTAGATGGATATTCTCAAAGTTTAGAAGCAACAAAAAATATTTCAGCTAAAACCATTTTCTCAAGCACATTATTATTCATTTTTGCTTTTGCAGGAATTGAAGATATGGCTGCAATGACCAAAGATGTTCACTTTAAAAACTTTAGAACAATTTTACTAACAGCAATTGGTGCTATATTTGTGTTTTATATGGGTGTTTATACAGTTATGCTTGGTCTTGAACAAAGCGGAGCAATAAACAATAAGTTTTACCATTATTATTCACTTGCTTTAGGTACATTTGGTTTGGTTTTATTCATCATTGGATTTATATCAAATGATATCGGATATAAAATTACTCAAACTGTTTCAACAGCAAGAAAACTTGTTCCTTTAGCAGAAGATAATTTAATTCACGAAATGTTTTCCGAACACAACTCAAAACAAGAATATAAAAAGGCAATTATATTTGTCGCAATATTTACATTAATATCAATGATTTCATTATCATTATATGTTTTATTGGCACAAAAACCTGGTGAAGAAAACTACTTCGATGCTGTTATCAATATGAGCTGTGTTGCATTGCTAGTAGAAGATATTTTCACATTCATTGTCGCTTTTGTTTTACAAAAGAAAAAGAAAATTGAAAAAATACCATTTTGAGAACAAGTTATTTATTTTTTAAGTATTATTTGAGCAGGGTTTTTAGTTTTAACATTCTTTGTTCCTAACATCTTAGGAGAAAGCATAAGCGCATCAGAAATCTTCACAATTATTGGATATTTTGTATTTATTTTAATAGGATTTGGAATAAGATATTATTCATATAGACACAAGAAATATTTATTAAAGAAACAAATTAAAATTAGTTAATTATTTATATAAGCTAACCAAGTTGTTGGTTAGTTTTTGTATACATATTGATAAAGTAAGTTGATAAAAAAGCAATATATAAATAATTAATACTAAAAAGATGTTTACTAAAGATTATTCTAATCTAAAAAATTATTTAGTGAAAAATGATAATATTTTTACTTATTCTCAAAACTCATCATACCCATTCATGTTAAAAAAAATTTATTAAATATTATTACTAAAAATACTATATTAAGAAAAGTTTATTAGCGTTATCTTTAGATGATTTTTTCCAAAATTAAAAAAATGCTGAAGAGTATAAAGAATTATTGTGTGCATTTATAAGAAAAGTGGTTAGATGGTATTTTTTCCCTTATAAAACACATAGTTTTAAATCTATACATTTTATTAAATTAAAAAAATCTTGACTACTCAT
This window contains:
- the lon gene encoding endopeptidase La; this translates as MNENKKIILHTIVFKEKAVAFPGAIVEREFENVDDFLSFEKAKKGDTFAVLYQVENTGLNSRGIIATFLKLNKYDGSKKSKPKYTITFKVKSFYDAEELGLVVFDKEKGGIIKELIDQARIDELLETKGLGGFGFGTAGFRDDIDPFDTILNINDLTSELTKMTDMLKNLAKPIENDSKTSSTFESFVLDKLPLEKSKNATISWIETLINENSEYSKSENYTQRTRELLFTILSYLNDEFFNKSELFEEFSMSKITEVLVKVSDVLGLSAEINQQVQTNMNKKLSIQQKEFILREKVKVLQEELSNINVPINEDDYSRDLKDKVKNKIYPDSVKKLISEENKRSSEMMPVSPEASISKTYVANLKKLPWRKTQKEFLDIKYAREVLDKYHYGLDKVKERIIEYIAVIINQKLNDKDTSKKLSLDSEHEVDMSLFKEDKNEKETFNNVPIICLVGPPGTGKTSLSKAIAESLKRKFIKISLGGVHDESEIRGHRRTYVGAMPGKLIKGILKAEVSNPVILLDEIDKMASTNKGDPASAMLEVLDPEQNSKFQDHYLEHEYDLSKAIFIATANYYENIPHALIDRVEVIELSSYTLTEKINIAKNHLLPKVIEQVGLKENFFNIDDKTFEYIIKHYTNEAGVRGLKRILDKIARKYTLKLLETPEKDRPSSYTVKVEDLEDLIGVVIYKRESELEEEKPGTVNGLAYTSYGGSTLQIEVNIYPGKEEIKITGSLKDVMKESAQISLSYVKSNASRFGIEEFDFDKNTIHIHVPEGAVPKDGPSAGVTFTTALISALKKFSVPSKYGMTGEITLRGKVLDIGGLKEKSFAASQKSISTVFIPEGNVKNLKDIPEEIKKTITYIPVKNYEEIYDVIFMNKKHLKEIKVK
- the nadE gene encoding NAD(+) synthase codes for the protein MSKISSYKNNIVQYDENIANSYILKIQNFLKNKLKKANAKGFIVGISGGIDSSLVYALAKSVAPNDTLGVIMPIISMTDSDKNHIWELEKAFNDKFLTVDLTKTFESLVSNFDLSNKLAISNIKPRLRMTTLYALAQENDYLVLGTDNADEVFIGYFTKFGDGGADLLPISKITKGEVRFLASLMNVPGSIINKAPSAGLWEGQTDESELGFSYDELDFYLNHIDNPTLLKKYLNSDTIKKIEFKHKITQHKRDKIYTVRNIK
- a CDS encoding APC family permease; its protein translation is MNKHFTAKSFTFFTINFIVGLGFISTITTVLKLGYWGYLVIALSLLTVLGTSLVFSRLSNKYSDHYGGSYAFARNIDDDIANNTYSMEYNSKQNTSTRTKKSFLRNFIFFIGWNQFIQSPILSSISPLLLSSVIEGILGENVPNKLAILWIIRTLSVVIFALLIIISTLGLKLSTKVIFATSIVKWSILAIGIVLIMTQISLDGYSQSLEATKNISAKTIFSSTLLFIFAFAGIEDMAAMTKDVHFKNFRTILLTAIGAIFVFYMGVYTVMLGLEQSGAINNKFYHYYSLALGTFGLVLFIIGFISNDIGYKITQTVSTARKLVPLAEDNLIHEMFSEHNSKQEYKKAIIFVAIFTLISMISLSLYVLLAQKPGEENYFDAVINMSCVALLVEDIFTFIVAFVLQKKKKIEKIPFWEQVIYFLSIIWAGFLVLTFFVPNILGESISASEIFTIIGYFVFILIGFGIRYYSYRHKKYLLKKQIKIS
- the upp gene encoding uracil phosphoribosyltransferase, producing the protein MLKILKHPLIDIKLTKMRDVNCNHNEFRRNLNEIGSLMVYEIMRNYETKKVTVKTPLNQEFDGDNFNKEIVLVPILRAGLGMTDGLLNLIPESRVGHIGMYRDENTLTPKEYFYKIPNVDKDSLLIVVDPMLATGNSAVDAIRRLKQDGFTNIKLVCLVGVQEGVDNIENNFGKDFEIYLASLDYKLNKHGYIEPGLGDAGDRIFGTK
- a CDS encoding YebC/PmpR family DNA-binding transcriptional regulator, whose product is MAGHSHAANIAHRKGAQDAARGKIFQKLSKEIYVAASAGPDPDMNPALKLAIAKAKSKNMPKDNIERAIAKAKGAKSSEAYTELLFNATVSGGATFIVVTLSDNVNRVKSNIQAYFNKQNATLGKTGQIPFAFDKKGIIEISKEFVSEDDLMMIALENNVENIENEGDSFVLLCAPENFSTLKNSIESALNIDTFIQCEVTYIPNMYAEYDEEKEKKLLDFVDKLKEDDDVQEVYHNIEIKFNN